The nucleotide window GACTTTATAAAACCATGTGATGCATAACTATGACTTTGTAATCCCAAAACGACTACTGAGCCCATAGCTACACTAGTGTTCTTACTCCCAACCCTTACTTTGGCCTTTGTTGTGTACTATGGAAACCTTGGGTGCTTTCATTGTTGAAGTTGGTAGATGTTTAGCCAACACCGTGTTGTCACGGTTTGCCACCCTGAAAAATTTCCAGAAAAACATCCTAACTTTGAGGGAGGAACTACAAAAGCTCATCTGCCGAGAAAATGATATAACAGAAGATATTGATATAGCAAAGATAGAAGGTAAGCACCCCCCAGGGCAAGTTAAGGAGTGGCTTAAAAAGGTTGACAAGATCAAGCATGAGGTTGAGGAGATTGAACAAAAAGCTCGGCTACTTTTGGAGGCAGATCCCCTCGATGCTTCCATTGGCCAGGGGTGTTTTCTTGATTCTAACATGTGCCAGAAGTACCAGCTTAGCAAAAGTGCAGCAAAGAAGTGTGATGAGGTGAAACAACTAATCAAGGAATCATGTGATCTTCCACCTATGGAAGATAGGAAGCTAAGTGATATACGCGTTGAGCATATACCGGCACCTTCTCTTGTTGGTCAGAAAGCACCAGAGAAGCTAAATCAGCTTATGGAACTTTTGGCTGATAAAGGAATCACAAGGATTGCTGTTTATGGAATGGGAGGTTCTGGGAAAACTACACTAGTAAAAACCTTGAACAATCGGCTTGAGTCTTCTGCCTCAGAGTTCTTTGATATGGTCATCTGGGTCCCTGTGTCGAATGACCTTGATATGAAAAAGGTTCAATCTCGAGTTGCTGAGAGATTGAATTTAGCACTGAATGCAGAAGAGAGCACAGAGCGAAGGGCTGGTAAACTACATCGAGTATTGAAGTCAGGAAAAAGGTTATGTTAATTTTCTGATCCGAGCATGATTTTTCTTACACTTCTATCTTTTCAAGTTCAAGTTAACTTCATCTTTGGTCTTGATTATATAATGTCTTAATGTTATGTTACTGTTAAAGTCAGTTACAGAATTTGGTTTCCTAATTCATGATGGCCAAGCTCAAAGCTAGTTCTACTGCAGGTTCCTGCTCATTCTTGATGATGTTTGGGAGAAAATTGATCTGGACATCGTGGGGATACCACAAGGTGATGACCAAGCAAATTGTAAGATCATTTTGACAACTCGATCACTTGGCGTGTGTAGGGAAATGATGACTGATAAAGAAATAAGGATGGAACTTCTGAATGAAGAAGAGGCTTGGAatttatttgcacaaaatgcAGGAAACGTAGTGGAGTCAGAAGACATAAATCCTCTAGCAAGAGAAATTGCAAGGGAATGTGGTGGTTTACCTCTGGCAATCGAGACGATGGGGAAGTCCATGAGGGACAAAACAATGATTCAGCTATGGCAGAATGCACTCTGGCAACTGAAGCATTCAGAACCACATTACGGGAGCTTCGACAAGGTGTATCTGCGATTGAAACTGAGTTATAATTCACTGCCAAGTAAGATTTTTAAGTGGTGCTTCTTATCTTGTTCGTTGTACCCAGaaaatttcttaattaaaaCAAGGGAACTAATATATTGCTGGATAGCCGAAGGATTGATCGGTGAACGTCAAACTTTAGAGGAGTCATTCAATGATGGGATTGCAAAACTTGAATATTTGAAGGATTCTTGCATGTTAGAACAGGGTGAAGGTATTGGCACTGTAAAGATGCACAGTGTATTGAGGGAAGTAGCCATATGGATATCCTCAAATGAGAAAGAAACTGGGTTTTTCAGCAGTTCATTGCAAGGAATGCTAGAAAAGCTTCAAACATCCTTCAGAAGAGTTTCATTTATGAATAAATCTATAACGAGTTTGCCAACTCGGTTGCTGGGGGCCTCAAATCTAACTGTGCTGTTCCTTCAATGTAATCCTCTAAATAAAATCCCCGACGGTTTCTTTCGAGAGGTTAGA belongs to Prunus persica cultivar Lovell chromosome G4, Prunus_persica_NCBIv2, whole genome shotgun sequence and includes:
- the LOC18780639 gene encoding disease resistance protein At4g27190, which encodes METLGAFIVEVGRCLANTVLSRFATLKNFQKNILTLREELQKLICRENDITEDIDIAKIEGKHPPGQVKEWLKKVDKIKHEVEEIEQKARLLLEADPLDASIGQGCFLDSNMCQKYQLSKSAAKKCDEVKQLIKESCDLPPMEDRKLSDIRVEHIPAPSLVGQKAPEKLNQLMELLADKGITRIAVYGMGGSGKTTLVKTLNNRLESSASEFFDMVIWVPVSNDLDMKKVQSRVAERLNLALNAEESTERRAGKLHRVLKSGKRFLLILDDVWEKIDLDIVGIPQGDDQANCKIILTTRSLGVCREMMTDKEIRMELLNEEEAWNLFAQNAGNVVESEDINPLAREIARECGGLPLAIETMGKSMRDKTMIQLWQNALWQLKHSEPHYGSFDKVYLRLKLSYNSLPSKIFKWCFLSCSLYPENFLIKTRELIYCWIAEGLIGERQTLEESFNDGIAKLEYLKDSCMLEQGEGIGTVKMHSVLREVAIWISSNEKETGFFSSSLQGMLEKLQTSFRRVSFMNKSITSLPTRLLGASNLTVLFLQCNPLNKIPDGFFREVRVLKFLNLSSTQITSLPSSLLHLRELHTLLLRDCRSLENLPPLGGLYKLQVLDLCGTRIRELPKDMGKLIHLRDLNLSRTHHLEIIMEGSISGLSSLEVLDMSFSAYKWDVKRNVEGAAFDELLSLRQLSVLHIRLDTVDCVALDYAGPWFGRLKEYTIRIGTRSCDTNLPTQHDEKRVILRGVDLLKRGLEELLCSASALDLVSCGGMSSLSDIVSRKSSCGLPNLKSLTISNCGCITSLLIGEQNLRSTLTNLEHLTLSRLDNLATMVDGIVRRGCLRNLKTIKVVGCGRLKNLISFALLRLVQNIEEIKVSDCRRMKQLIAENYYETLPKLKTIELRDMETLRTVCSREMEGSALERIEVSNCPRLGKLPFTACDALTIKQIRGDLNWWNSLRWRNDADKISLQQRFQATED